One Balaenoptera ricei isolate mBalRic1 chromosome 16, mBalRic1.hap2, whole genome shotgun sequence genomic window carries:
- the TBCE gene encoding tubulin-specific chaperone E isoform X3, whose protein sequence is MCFSCSQLSKLQEVSLRNCAVNGPGDKGGIAKACPNLRSIDLSKNLLSSWDEVVDIADQLKHLEVLNLSENKLKFPSSSPSPTGTFSALKVLVLNRIGITWTEVLRCASGCPVLEKLYLESNSIVISERPTDVLQTVKLLDLSSNQLIDENQLFLIAYLPRLEQLILSDIGLSSIHFPDAGIGCKTSMFPSLQYLVLNDNRISQWSFFNELDKLQSLHTLSCARNPLTESSKDAQTTRQFIIARIGQLRTLNKCAIQREERRGAELDYRKAFGNEWKKAGGHQDPDKNRPNEEFLAAHPRYQSLCLKYGAPEDGELKVQQPFLLKNQLLTLKIKHPNQLDQKVIEKRLPESMTIQKVKGLLSRLLKVPVSELLLSYESPKMPGREIELENDQQSLQFYSVENGDYLLVRW, encoded by the exons ATCTTAGAAGCATAGATTTGTCAAAAAACCTGTTGTCATCATGGGATGAAGTCGTAGATATTGCTGACCAGCTCAAGCACCTGGAAGTCCTTAATCTCAG tgaaaacaaactaaaatttcCCTCCAGTTCACCATCTCCAACTGGAACATTTTCTGCACTGAAGGTTTTAGTCCTTAACCGGATAGGAATTACATGGACGGAG GTGCTCCGCTGTGCCTCCGGGTGTCCTGTCCTTGAGAAACTGTACCTTGAGTCCAACAGTATCGTCATTTCAGAAAG GCCGACTGATGTTCTACAGACGGTCAAGTTGTTAGACCTTTCTTCTAATCAATTAATTGATGAAAACCAGCTGTTTCTAATAGCATATCTGCCCAG ATTAGAACAACTAATCCTTTCTGACATTGGACTTTCTTCTATACATTTTCCAGACGCTGGAATTG GGTGCAAAACATCAATGTTTCCTTCCTTGCAATACCTTGTACTAAATGACAATCGGATATCACAG TGGTCGTTTTTCAACGAGCTGGATAAGTTACAGAGTCTGCATACGCTGTCCTGCGCCAGAAACCCCCTGACTGAAAGCAGCAAAGACGCACAGACCACACGGCAGTTCATCATCGCCAGGATCGGTCAGCTGAGGACCCTGAACAAGTGTGCG ATTCAACGAGAGGAAAGGCGTGGGGCTGAGCTTGATTACCGAAAAGCATTCGGAAACGAATGGAAAAAGGCTGGTGGACATCAAGATCCAGACAAAAACAGACCAAACGAGGAATTTCTTGCAGCCCATCCTAGATACCAGTCACTCTGCCTCA AATATGGTGCACCTGAAGATGGGGAACTCAAAGTGCAACAACCATTTTTGCTCAAAAACCAGCTACTAA cACTGAAGATAAAACATCCTAATCAGCTTGATCAGAAAGTCATAGAGAAACGACTGCCAG AATCCATGACAATTCAAAAGGTGAAAGGCTTGCTGTCACGTCTTCTCAAAGTTCCTGTGTCAGAACTTCTGTTGTCCTACGAAAGTCCCAAA ATGCCGGGCAGAGAGATTGAACTAGAAAATGATCAACAGTCATTACAGTTTTATTCTGTGGAAAATGGAGACTATCTATTAGTGCGATGGTAA